TGACCCACGGAGGACGCAGTCATGGACGTATTGCAGGCCACAATGTGAAAGCCGCACTCTGACAGCATGTCGAAAGCCCTCTCCAGGTGTCTGAACTTGAGGTAAAACCTGCAGGTGTATCGGTCCGGGGGTCTGTCCGTTTCCCTGTTCTCGTTCAGGGCGTCACCAAACACCTCTTTCGCTAAGCCAATCCTGCTGCTGATGAAGATTCTTGGTAACTTTTTGGCCTTGGGATCACTGTGACTTTCTCTGCCTCCCGCGGCGCAAGCGCCCCTGAACGTGACCGTGATGTAGCCATACCTCCTGTCCAAGGAGTAAGAGGGGTAAAACCTCTGGTCACTCCCTTGCGACGCATCGTCGAAATCACTGTAATACGAGTCATCTGGTAAGAGTTTTGACTCCTCTGCAGACAAAAGTTTGGAAAATTCTGGCAGCTGGAAGTATTCTGCTTCTCTTTTCAACCTTCCTCTCTCTGGGAAGTGGTCAGGGAGGACAACTTGCTTGTCTCTGAGGTAATCCAACACATATCGAAACAAAAATCCATCTCTGTCAATAAAATAGCGTCCCCTGAGATCCCGGGACAAGTCATTTGAAGACCCCTTCTTGTTTGAGAATAGCTTCCCAAGTAAGGAATTTGGAAAGCTTGTCAATGTGGCATGACGAGTGTAATACACCTGCCCACCCACGTTTAGCTCAATAACGTCCGTTGGAGGATTTTGCACTAATCCCTGCTCTTTAGCAGGTTGTGTTTTGCAGTTTTCGCTCAATGCCATCTTCTTTCCAGCTCCTGCACAAAATCCGAGTTGCGATCACGAAGCGCAAACGTCCCAGAAGTTCAGCATGTGCGGCGCAGCTGCATGGTGCCGACGCGCTCAGAGCAGAAGCATTCAAGCTGCAGTGCTCGCATCCACTGTCTCATGGCAGAACAATCCGAAGGTGTGTCTACAACATCGTCTTTAACCTCATGCGTAAATGTGCCTGTCCATGGCGCATCCCTTTTTAACCGAATCGATGATCACAACCAGCATCATGTTACACACATCCACTGCGATGGGTCGTTAGTGTGACTTCAAAGAAGTGGGATGCAATCCTCGCTCGACTCTTTCACTTCCTACCATAAAaagaagagtaaaaaaaaatctgctcaaGTTTTCTGTGGGAAGCTTTTTGCGCCCGGCTTTTAATTAAATCACATGAGTCTaagatctttaaaaaaaaatttaaaaaatgtgaacGCGTGTCAAATTCTACTACTGAGCTTCGTTCTTGACTGCTGGGATGCTGAAACAAGCTCCAAGGTTGCTCACAGAGAAGAGGATGGAAGCGGGACTCCTGCGCGCTCCCATCTCTCCAAACGGCAGAAGGGTTTAAGATAATGCTGCTCCGAGCTGTGTCactgagaaagagagagagagaaaaatttCATCCCGTGAAGTAATGTCTTACATCATCTTAAAGGAAAATGTTATTTTTAGCAGACTGGTCGGGGTGCATCTGTGCAGTTGTTCCATGATATTCTGCGCTGGCCATTGGCGGCGTGCAGCTGGCGATGAGGATTCAGGGCAGATGCAGTTTTAACATCCCAGCGCAGCAGATTTTAATCCCTCCCTCCGATTCTTCACAGAGGCTTTGTGCGTCCATATTTAACGCTTTTAGCTGACGCGCGTATCCCGAGAGACGAGTGAAAGGTTAGGCGACAGTGTCCTGCTCAAAAACTGATCCGCTGTGATAACTACACACGATCACAGCTGGTGACAGCATTAACTCCGATTCCATCCTGtgtcacttttaaaaaaaatcaatgaaggAAACAATAATAAGACAGGCAGTTGCGCTCCTTTGAACCTTCGGGCAACAATGCCACTTCTTTCACCCAGAACACAGTGACTGGATATGAAAACTGATCCCTTAAACATCGATTTTGACTTAAACTAGTAGATTTTTATTTCGGAACTGCAGACACTTCACCGATTATCACATCACATTCACTCTCTGGTAAATGCTTCTGTATGAGACCCTTTGCGTTTACTCATTCGGCATCAAATGCATGCAGGTTTTCCTGCAGTTTCGTGAGCTACAAACTCACTATCATTACAGAAATATCTTATTCTAGATTATATAGGAGGGGAGGCAGGGGTTGGGGACTTAGTGCTCAGGGCCTGCTCAGTGAATTTGTCATAGAGTCAGCAGTATACACACGTGGGAGGCCAGCTGCTGCAGAGTGTAAAATCCACTTTGGATGAAGTGAAATGCAAAGCTGAAGTCAAGGATTGACAATTCCTGTCATCATTCCCATATGCAGTTTCATGTGGGTTACAAACTCGTGTATAATGTGAGTATACAGCAAAATGAAAGTGGGCATCCTAATATTCCTGAACACTTCAATCACTGAGGCCACTTTTACACCCCTGGAACTGTTTGTTCTACATGACAAGCCTCAGGTCCCTAAAGTTTGTGGCTCACTTCACATACAGCCACCATGTTTCAGACTGTTTCTTGTTTGCTTTGCAGCTTGTttgatttctgtgtgtgttttttgaaGCCATGTTATAATAAATCAGGGGCCTTTTATTGCTGTGGTGCTGCGAGAATACATAGATGATGGGAGAGCACCCTTGACTCGTGGTTTTGAGGAGGCAGCGGTCACGCTTTACCCTGTTAATTCAGACTGTATTGTGCTGGAGAGGGGTTGCTAAGCAGCCGCAGGGGACTGAGTGGGATTCAAACAGTGGGGATTTAGAGCTACTGCAAGCGGACTGGTCTCCCTTTTTTTGCGATGTGAGATTTTGCTGCTTACATTATGAATGGTATTGTGTTTCGTAGATAGCGTGACAGTAACATTGAAGAAGACACCACTGTAGATAAAGGTTACCTCCATTAAAACCACTCCATCTAACACAATTTCACAAATAGATGAATGCCTGGTGTTGGGCTTgtataaccgtatacaatttgcTTGGGAACTATTTTCCTCCCAGGTGTGCTATAAAGCCTATTTCTTATTCATCTCATTCGTCCTCCTATTAGAGACAATTTCCCTGCCTCCTGCCTTCACTTTACTTCCTGCTCAACTCCCAGGTTAGTTTCTAGCTTTTGGAAGGGGTTGAATTTCATGCAACTTCAGCATGAATAATGTAAGACAATATGGCTCCCAGCTGAGCGTGAACGAAGAAATCTGTATGTGCTGGAACATTAGATTGTCAGCTGTGGTTTTTGCAAGCTCTCACATTATGATTTGCACTGTGGCCTGAGGAGAAGACATGTTGAAACTAACCCGTTCAGACTAAATGTATTCAGTATATCTTTCAAATGAGAGGAAGTTTAGAATTCATTTACACTAAGCAAGCATGCTTTCTGGTGAAATTCTCAATAATAAATCCACACGTCTGGGCTCCAAGCATTTCTCTTGAAGTACAGAAATGTACAGTCAAGTAATTGAAATGTCCGTCTCATGGAAAACTGTATAATGCACCGCTGTGCAGCcttgaaaacaacaaataatcaTTATCATTCCCAGTGCACACGCAGCCTGTCTTGCTCTGTTTCCGCTTCTCCCACTCACTGCTTATCCACTCATATTTGCAGAAAAATGAGGCAGAGGTGTGAAATGACATGTTTTGGGAAATACAAAGTATTTTATGGATTTCTTCCCACCAGGCTgcagtttttgttgaataactagGTTTAGTTTATTGCAATTCGCCTTCTTAAACCCACCCATTAATGACACGCGTGGCGTTTAAATGATCCAATAACAATATATTTTCATGGGTGCATCCCTTTGTGTGACAGTGAAGAGCCCCTTGAGGGTGGTGTTTTAAGAAGATGGTCAAGGAAACTGTACTTCAACACACTAAGTAAATTATTTTGATAGGCATATCGAGTAagtaaaaatgtatatttcatAAAATGTACCGAATGAGTAAACATTAGTTTGCACAGATGAAAAACTGTAGAGTGCTCATTAATGTAAACTGCGAATGCACAAAGTCTTAATTAAAATCATACTTAGAATCATAGACATGATTCAACTTTGTGTTGTATCATTCCTGCTTTTAAAGTTCTGGGTGATGCTGGAATCCCCAAATAACCATCTGTCATCACTTTGCAGTACGTCAAAATTAAGCCTTGTCTGTAGGACCACTAAAGATAGGTTCTATTCTGCACCGGCGTAAATACAACAATTTATAGATGTATGTTATGTTTGGTAAAATTTTgttatgttttccttttttgcaATGCGTTTTTCTTTTGTGACAGGTCTTTATGTTTTCCGTTGTGATGCTTTTGTTATTGGGTTTTATGTAACATCATTgtgttttattaattaattatccCCTACTCTCAttataaatctaaaaaaaaacatcttgaaaGTTAACTTCAGCATACGTTAACTTGTAGTTCCCGGTCGCGGCCGGCAGGTGTCAGGCCTGCTCGCTGTAAACAGCTCAGCCATGGGGGCTGCCTTGCCTTGATCtccattttgtgtgtttttccttgAGGTTAGCGCCTACTTTCCTAATGGCTTGCCACTTGGCTTAACCAGTGTGACATTTTGCATGTGTACTTACAGCAAAGTCGAACTGGAAGACTGGAAACAGACAGAGCATATCCAGACTgagctgtttatttttgttgatgttttttttttttttttttaatctagccaTATAGCAACGACACGACAAGAGAGAAGTAACGTTAACAGAATCAGTCAGCGTGTTGTGAACTGCCACTTTCAACCAAAACAATGTTGACTAATGACCCGTGGACACATATCAGCAGCCAGCCGTTTCAAGGGTAAATATGACAATTTCTGTATATTAATAACTGAGCTCAAATGCACAAACATGGCACATCGATTGCTTAATATGTAGTTATAACGGCTGTGTTAGCCAGTAGGCTAACGCCAGTGTCAACGATATTCGACCGAAATGTTACTCCCTGCTACATTGCTGTCTAGCATGCTAACATTTAGCAAAAAGCTAACAGTAGCGTATTTTAGGTTAGGGCGACCTTTATTCATCTTTGCACGGAATACGTGGTCGAATCCATGTTGTTTAGTTTGGCATTAATCAGTGTCTTACGTTAGGTTACGAATGTCTAAGCATCAGTGTGGGGATTTTGCTGGCAGTAATAACTAACGCAAGCTAGCCACATTAGGCTGTCAAGCgcactgtgtgagtgtgtgtgtgtgcgtgctctCTCTCTCGcgcgcacgtgtgtgtgtgtgtgtgttggggtggGGGGGATCTTTAACTCAATGTTAGACCATAGTTGTGGAAAAATCGTTGACCGTGCACAGTGGGCAGAGGCCCGGGGTCCAAAGGGATCTAGAGGCCCCAG
Above is a genomic segment from Odontesthes bonariensis isolate fOdoBon6 chromosome 13, fOdoBon6.hap1, whole genome shotgun sequence containing:
- the kctd16a gene encoding BTB/POZ domain-containing protein KCTD16a → MALSENCKTQPAKEQGLVQNPPTDVIELNVGGQVYYTRHATLTSFPNSLLGKLFSNKKGSSNDLSRDLRGRYFIDRDGFLFRYVLDYLRDKQVVLPDHFPERGRLKREAEYFQLPEFSKLLSAEESKLLPDDSYYSDFDDASQGSDQRFYPSYSLDRRYGYITVTFRGACAAGGRESHSDPKAKKLPRIFISSRIGLAKEVFGDALNENRETDRPPDRYTCRFYLKFRHLERAFDMLSECGFHIVACNTSMTASSVGHYTDDRVWSNYAQYIFYRGPSRWSSSHCDCCCKSHKSEREGESGTSYNDLSTSCSETQSEASSPQGTVICGPVSRQSNIQSLDRPVPKGPGHMLQHAEMRRKTDMLRVRTFGMREREAAKRKANKEKMTPEQELEKCIQEFRRIRIPDRFPQRKYMWQSELLRKYPQ